In Arachis hypogaea cultivar Tifrunner chromosome 17, arahy.Tifrunner.gnm2.J5K5, whole genome shotgun sequence, a single window of DNA contains:
- the LOC112763520 gene encoding uncharacterized protein, with the protein MEPPSTSTPQATNSSAKPSQPLPNSKGGINAVTLRSGTQLKEKSSKAPSPMIVTQEEDGVEIEEIEEEEETHVIVEEEDSQPRSEVPRKEQVLEEVAQPIPFPTLARKAKKHVELDLKMVEMFKKMEVTIPLFDAIHQVPKYAKFLKDLCMNKDRIHELKTISLGSSISALMGAIPEKCVDPGPCLVSCVIDGVQFIDCMCDLGACISIMPLFVYHILKLPPLKRSAARFVLADKSIITMMGITEDVLVNIKDLVFPIDFHILEMPPTESKRTSSILLGRPFLRTSRFKLDAHSGTYSFEIDGRVVSFSLEEAMRHPPENHSIFWCDLIDNIMAEVNYAKLDEKHMIEENSEDPSEEVQVLSQEQKLELNPLLPHLKYSYLHEAHKFPVIIARELNPQQEEKLLCVLRKNKRTIGWN; encoded by the coding sequence ATGGAGCCACCTTCTACTTCCACTCCTCAAGCTACAAACTCTAGTGCCAAACCTTCTCAACCTCTACCCAactccaagggtggcatcaacgcCGTAACCTTGAGGTCCGGAACTCAATTGAAAGAGAAAAGCTCAAAGGCACCTAGCCCAATGATAGTTACTCAAGAGGAGGATGGAgttgagatagaagaaattgaagaggaggaggaaacacATGTGATAGTTGAAGAGGAAGACTCTCAACCAAGGAGTGAAGTCCCTAGAAAGGAGCAAGTCTTAGAGGAAGTGGCCCAACCAattccatttcctacattggcaaGAAAGGCTAAGAAGCATGTAGAACTTGACCTAAAAATGGTGGAAATGTTCAAGAAAATGGAGGTAACTATCCCTCTGTTTGATGCTATACATCAAGTGCCTAAATACGCGAAGTTTCTTAAGGACTTGTGTATGAACAAAGATAGAATCCATGAGTTAAAAACCATttcattggggagttctatttcggcTTTGATGGGAGCCATTCCGGAAAAGTGTGTTGATCCGGGCCCTTGTTTAGTCTCTTGTGTCATTGATGGAGTCCAATTcattgattgtatgtgtgatcttGGTGCATGCATTAGCATTATGCCTCTTTTCGTTTATCATATATTGAAGCTCCCACCATTGAAGCGGTCGGCGGCTAGGTTTGTCTTGGCGGACAAGAGCATAATAACCATGATGGGTATTACGGAAGATGTGTTGGTCAACATAAAGGATTTGGTATTTCCAATTGATTTCCATATTCTTGAGATGCCACCAACTGAATCCAAAAGGACATCATCCATCCTACTTGGGAGGCCATTTTTGAGGACCTCtagattcaagttggatgccCATTCGGGAACCTACTCATTTGAGATAGATGGGAGAGTTGTAAGTTTTAGCTTAGAAGAAGCAATGAGGCACCCACCGGAGAACCATTCCATATTCTGGTGTGACTTAATTGACAACATTATGGCTGAAGTGAATTATGCAAAGCTAGATGAGaaacatatgattgaagaaaatagTGAAGACCCAAGTGAAGAAGTTCAAGTGTTAAGTCAAGAGCAAaagctagaattgaatccactaCTGCCCCACTTAAAGTACTCATACCTTCATGAAGCCCACAAGTTTCCGGTGATTATAGCAagggaactaaatcctcaacaagaagagaagttgctaTGTGTTTTGAGGAAGAACAAAAGGACAATAGGGTGGAACTAG